One Cupriavidus taiwanensis LMG 19424 DNA segment encodes these proteins:
- a CDS encoding DsbA family oxidoreductase, whose protein sequence is MQCPDNSPHPDNGSRRQSFALDQPATLSVEAYFDLICPWCLIGKRHLETAIDWLGRERPDVVVQVAWRSYPLIPTTPPAGLPYREFYLARLGSPEAVAMRQAQVRAAARDAGLTLALERIETFPNTLLAHRLVRHARQQAGADVAGLLIEELFQRYFIRGENIGDPRLLRQAAASCGIALPEHADSTGAHDLDWLPSVHGPLDPPARAGLGVPCFMFNGTHSVSGARPPEVLLQTMHQALARAKRRATLAAG, encoded by the coding sequence ATGCAATGCCCCGACAATTCCCCACACCCCGACAACGGTTCCAGGCGCCAGTCGTTTGCCCTGGACCAACCGGCGACGCTTTCGGTCGAGGCCTATTTCGACCTGATCTGCCCCTGGTGCCTGATCGGCAAAAGGCACCTGGAAACCGCCATCGACTGGCTGGGCCGCGAGCGCCCGGACGTTGTCGTGCAGGTGGCGTGGCGGTCTTACCCGCTGATCCCCACGACCCCGCCTGCCGGCCTTCCGTACCGCGAGTTCTATCTGGCGCGGCTGGGCAGCCCGGAGGCCGTGGCGATGCGCCAGGCGCAGGTGCGTGCCGCGGCAAGGGATGCCGGCCTCACGCTGGCGCTGGAGCGCATCGAAACCTTCCCGAACACGCTGCTGGCCCACCGGCTCGTGCGCCATGCGCGCCAGCAGGCGGGCGCCGACGTGGCTGGCTTGCTGATCGAAGAACTGTTCCAGCGCTACTTCATTCGCGGCGAGAACATCGGTGACCCGCGCTTGCTGCGGCAGGCCGCGGCGTCGTGCGGCATCGCCTTGCCAGAGCATGCCGACAGCACCGGCGCGCATGACCTGGACTGGCTGCCATCGGTGCACGGCCCGCTCGACCCGCCGGCGCGCGCCGGTCTTGGCGTTCCCTGTTTTATGTTCAACGGCACGCACAGCGTGTCGGGTGCGCGGCCGCCCGAGGTGCTGCTCCAAACCATGCACCAGGCGCTGGCACGTGCCAAACGGCGCGCCACGTTGGCGGCTGGCTGA
- a CDS encoding AraC family transcriptional regulator, whose protein sequence is MHCRRASVNALSPTVPISVVNGFLCGADPMAIARLAQRSGIAAELLAEPAARVTQEQFATLYRLLAHEHDDEMPGIFSRPLRNGTLKYLCLSLLDAPRLEVALHRFGQFFHLILDDFRVESRRDGASGYVELVEYPASPAVSMLGRELMLKLVHGVTSWLVRKEIPLQAVELPSGRPPLASDHLYLFPGPVHFGCQRTRMIFDAAFLDMPVRQRKPDLEKFLARAPEDWIFVSFAEQMTCHRVRQYVADRLPDPPTIEAAALALHCSVRTLCRRLAAEGTTFQAIKDDVRRDIAIQRLTRSEDPIAAIAFDVGFDNPTAFHRAFRHWTGSTPNAYRHAP, encoded by the coding sequence ATGCATTGCCGGCGCGCTAGCGTGAACGCTTTGTCTCCTACCGTCCCCATCTCCGTCGTCAACGGCTTTCTTTGCGGCGCCGACCCCATGGCGATCGCGCGGCTGGCGCAGCGTTCCGGCATTGCGGCCGAACTGCTGGCGGAGCCGGCGGCGCGCGTGACGCAAGAGCAGTTCGCTACGTTGTACCGGCTGCTCGCGCACGAACACGACGATGAAATGCCGGGCATCTTCAGCCGCCCGCTGCGCAATGGCACGCTCAAATACCTGTGCCTGAGCTTGCTGGATGCGCCAAGGCTGGAAGTGGCACTGCACCGGTTCGGGCAGTTCTTCCACCTGATCCTCGACGATTTCCGCGTCGAGTCGCGGCGCGATGGGGCTTCGGGCTATGTGGAGCTGGTGGAGTATCCGGCGTCGCCCGCCGTCAGCATGCTGGGCCGCGAACTGATGCTGAAGCTGGTGCATGGCGTCACGTCGTGGCTGGTTCGCAAGGAGATTCCGCTGCAGGCGGTGGAACTGCCATCCGGCCGGCCGCCGCTTGCCAGCGACCATCTCTACCTGTTTCCCGGTCCGGTCCATTTCGGCTGCCAGCGGACCCGCATGATCTTTGACGCGGCTTTCCTCGACATGCCGGTGCGCCAGCGCAAGCCGGACCTGGAGAAATTCCTGGCGCGTGCGCCCGAGGACTGGATCTTTGTCTCGTTCGCCGAGCAGATGACCTGCCATCGCGTGCGGCAGTACGTGGCCGACCGCCTGCCGGATCCGCCCACGATCGAGGCCGCGGCGCTGGCGCTGCATTGTTCGGTGCGCACGCTGTGCCGCCGCCTTGCCGCGGAAGGCACCACATTCCAGGCCATCAAGGACGATGTCCGGCGCGATATCGCCATCCAGCGCCTGACGCGTTCCGAGGATCCGATCGCGGCCATTGCCTTCGACGTGGGCTTCGACAATCCCACCGCGTTCCATCGTGCCTTTCGCCACTGGACTGGCAGCACGCCGAACGCCTACCGCCACGCGCCGTAG
- a CDS encoding MaoC family dehydratase → MAIEGYSMATLCAFVGKELGVSEWMEVDQARIDAFAECTEDRQWIHVDVERARKESPFGGTIAHGYLTLSLLAGKLTGMGVVPGDARAAVNYGLEKTRFLAPVRAGVRVRNRVRLLAVDDKGDGRVLLRMENTMEVEGEARPAMVAEALALVMA, encoded by the coding sequence ATGGCAATCGAAGGCTACAGCATGGCAACGCTCTGCGCGTTCGTCGGCAAGGAACTCGGCGTGTCCGAGTGGATGGAAGTGGACCAGGCGCGCATCGACGCGTTCGCGGAATGCACGGAGGACCGCCAGTGGATCCATGTCGATGTCGAGCGCGCCCGCAAGGAGAGTCCGTTCGGCGGCACCATCGCCCATGGGTACCTGACGCTGTCGCTGCTGGCGGGAAAGCTGACCGGCATGGGCGTGGTGCCGGGCGACGCGCGCGCCGCGGTGAACTACGGCCTGGAGAAGACCCGCTTCCTGGCGCCGGTCAGGGCAGGCGTGCGCGTGCGCAACCGCGTCAGGCTGTTGGCCGTCGATGACAAGGGCGACGGTCGCGTGCTGTTGCGCATGGAGAACACGATGGAAGTCGAGGGTGAAGCCAGGCCCGCCATGGTGGCGGAAGCCCTCGCACTTGTCATGGCATGA